GGCGACTCTTTCCAAGAGGTGGCCAAGGTTCCAACTGTTAGCTCGTTTCGTCACGACAAGAAGAATATATACATCAATGACGTTCCAATTGACAAGAACGAATTCACAAAGGCCTTTGGCGGTACTTTTGAAGTTGGTAGTCGCAAGGTCACTAGCGCAATGCGGAAGTTTGCCAACCCTGTTCCGGCAGGCTTGGCAGCCTTTTCTGCTTCGGCCATCTCCATTGGTTTGGTTCAAATGCATGCTAGATCGGTTACTGCCCCAAACACTCTCTTAGGCGCATTTCTAACTACTTCGGGTGTGGTTGAATTGATTGTGGGGATTTTATGCTTTATTGTTAACAACACATGGGCTTGTTGTACATTTTTAATGTTTGGAGGTTTTTGGTCATCATATGCCTTTGTTTTAATGAATGTAGGCGGTATCAAGGAAGCATATGCAAATGATTATCAATATGGTCAATCGGTtgctattttctttttacctTGGTCACTTTTCGCCTTTTTCTTGTGGATTTGCACATTTAAATCCACTCTAACGTTATCGGCAttgatgtttttcatttggtttTTCGTGTTTTTATTTACAATTTCACAATTTATTGGCAGCGTCAAGTTATTCAAAGCAGGTGGCTTTTTCGCAATTTTGGCTGGTTGTTTGGGATTCTACAATATGCAGGCCGGCTTGATGGATAAAACGAACTCATATTTCACTATTCATGCTATTCCACTACCCCAATATAAGCacaatgatgaagaacaTGCAACTGAAGAAGTCTGAGGTACAAGTTGTGGTTTATACTTGACTCTTGCTCTTTTGctgaaatatttttaaatccaacaacaaaaaatcgCTTTACTATTATTTATAATGACTTGAAAACTTACTCAAATTGTAACGGTTTCTTAtctgttttatttttttactctAATTTTTCCCATTGTTTTGGTTATctcttttgttgttgttgtaatGTCTAGTTTTCTATTTGggaaatatatatattttatttttcatctctTCCTTCAAAATAATTATTATGGATCCATTCAATGTTGCCAATGACGCGTTGCTCTTGGCAACGAAGTCGCCATACATGGCTGTTCCGCCAGAGAcgttgaaaaattggaaaatgcCGTTATTAATGCATCGCATTTGAGGCATTGCACATACTATGCGCACATTTTATCTACTGTCCCCATTGCATTGCTCCCCAATGCCATCCGGGGATCTTTCAAGTTAGATCTCCCCCCTTAACCGCAAACGGTACATTGGCATCCTCCAGATCCGAGAAGGAAATGCCATCCACACAGTTGTAAAGTATAGACAAGTACTACTGTGTAAGACTCTGGTTTTCGACCGACTAAGAGAAATCACGGGGATGTTGAAGCGTCTCGGAGGTAAAGCCAGCTCCTACAGGGCCTAGTTTCCTCTTGACCCTCCCAATCCTCCTGGCTCCCCTTCTTCTGCTACACCACATTGGATTGGTAGACTCCGTCCAACGTTCCAGCTTGTGCTACAATTGCTTGTTTCAGAAAAGGCAAATAGAGTTGTCACTACCCATACCGGATGGCTAATCTCTCCACATTATAGAATGAATACTATGTAGTCGACCGAATACCAGACATGGTGTTGAAGAATGGCCATACTTCAGTGGCAGAGGATGCACTTTGCACTCTCTCAAAGGAGAAACTCGTTAAAGATGAACATCAGATTCGAGTGAATTATTTCTTTGCGGTAGTTTAAGGACTTTTCGGGATATCTCTCGACATATGGATTCCCCCGAGGTCTTAATGGCCCACATAGTTGGCCTCATACAACCCTCATAGAATTGTGGCCTACTGAAATGAGGTGTTGTTACTACACCAGTTTCTTTTGACATGTAACTTCCAGTTCTCCCTATTTTATTAGACCATCTTGGGATATCCATTGCAATGTTGCCTAACTGGGGGTTTAGAAACACCGTTCATTCATACCATGCCGAAAATCCCATTGAGTTACCATTAAAATCGTCTAATGACTGTGCGTCTGGAAATTCAGTGGTGTCACTCGATAAGTTTGTCGAAAAGAACATACCTGAAATTAAAGATGGCGCAAGGCATTATCTGAAACCAACCTTATTTACAGGTACTTTGCAAACATTGCACACCTTCAAGGGCGATTTCCATACAAAATATCCCGTTTATTTTGCCCGTGAAATTGTCTCATTGTCTCATGAGGAGGCCAAAGAACTCAAGGGGACTTTCAAACATATCCATGCTGGTGAGTTCACTTTGGACTATTTGGTGAACCCTCCAAGTGAAGAGTTGAATGATGAgtatttttcaaggaaatGTAAGGAAACAATGCCAGAGGGGTACCCAAGATTACACCCTCGTTGTCGTTATTATGCTCCGAATGAATTGGCGCAATTAAAAAATGAATGGAAACAGGATAATTCTCCAATCAGTATTATTTTACCAGGTCTAGCCGGTGGTATTCAAGAAGCTCCAATTAGAGCAACTTGTTATAAGCTACAACAAAAGGGTCACcgtgttgttgttttgaacCAAAGAGGTTGTAGTCGTTCCAAAATTACAACTCCTCATATGTTCACCGGTTTAGATACGGACGATTTAAAATACATCTTACATAAGTTCCATGACGAATATGAACtggatgatgaaaagagGCAATTCCATGCAATTGGTTACTCATTTGGTGGTTTGCAAATTGCAAACTATTTGATTAAAGAAGGTAAAAATACCCTCTTGACATCTGCAATTACTGTCTCATCCCCTTGGAATCTGTATAATTCGATGCTTCATATCTCAAATTCTTGGAGTGGTCGGTATTTATTTGAACCTGCTGTTAACTCTTTCCTATTGAGAATGGTCAAGAATAACAAGGAGgttttgaaggaaaacCCTATATTCAGCCAAGAGAGGTATGATCATTTgaggaaaacaataaagaaCTCTAgagattttgatgatgcTTATACAAGCAAACTACTCGATTTACCAAGTGGTgattactattattatgCTGCATCACCTGTATTTCAAATCtataaaattaaaactCCACTCTTGGTCATCAACTCTATAGATGATCCAATGATTTCTCCAGATTACCcatttttggatatttcaAGACATCCTTGGATTTATATGGCAACTGCAGATTTGGGGGGTCATTATTCCTTCATTAAACCAAATGGCGATTTCTGGTTTTCTGAAGTTGTCGAGAAATGGATCAACTCTTGGAGAGAGGTTGATGTCCAAACCCCAAGCGATGTTCTGGATCATGGCTGGCACGTTGACGTTGAATTGCCACTTAGAGAATGAGCAACTCTAAGAGGGAGGGCAACGTGCAAAAATTCATCCTTAGATTTGTATCAAGAGGGATCCCATAGAATGGCTTTTTTATAGTTGCCCCATCGTCCAACACTGATTATATTGGAATTGCATGTGTATACACCCATTTATAGCTGTTTACCCTTATTCAACCATTTGGCCTTATTCCATCGACTCCTTAAGTGTACCAACAACACATACTCATTATTGACGTACAAGTCTTATTGGAGACGTCACGTGAGCATATCATATTATAtcattcttttatttttttatttcaaatttcaaaTCAGCCAAACTGTATAATTGTGAGAAATCTACATCTAGCTGTGTATCCAGGCGTCTTTCAGCGTAGGCAATAGGTCTGTCAACAAAGCTCAACCAGTGATTACATCAGAGAAGTTGGTCTCACTAAAAGCGGCAACTATGTCTACACATGAGGCAAAATCTACTACAGATTCCACAGAGGCGGATaagaggagaagaagagggGGAATCAAACCAAAAAGCCAAGTGACAGAAGCAATAGGATCTGCAccaaagaataaaaaatatgttGAGAATCCAAGATCTACTCATGAGATAGCGTCTACACTAAATGGTGTGAAAGGTGGTAAGAAGAAGAGTGGGAAGGGCAAAAAGCATCAAGAACTTAAACTTACcaagaaaccaaattttCCAGTGAAGGCCAAGGAGGATTCCCGAGTTGTGAAAAGAACTTCAGGACTAGAGAGAACGAATCGAGTGAGTCAAAGTGTAAAGGGAAAGGAAGACGCAATTAGCATCGACAAGGGGGCACATACAGTTTCGAAATCTgcaaagtttgaaaataataaacagaaaaaagggaaaactAGAAAGTCAAAGCTACCAAAATCTGATAAGCAGTCAGATATTTCTCAAACTGACAACAGAGAAGTCCATAaagattctttcaaagtatCTTCTTCTGGTGCACCTAGTTCTTTGGAATTAGCACCCGTCCTGGACCTTGGAATTGGCGTTTACGATGTATTGGAATTTTACTGTGACGAATGTCCTGTTGAGTTAAACCATTTTGACGCTGCAAGTGCTCATATCATCGATTTTGGCCATAAAAATATGTCCGTCGTCTATGGTGGGTTGAATGACGCAATTAAATGTCAATCCTGTGGTGAGGCTGATCtcaataatttgaattcaGTCTTACTTGAAAGCAATAATGTGGGGTTGTGCTGTAGTTCCTGTTTGACTGGGTCTGGGTTTGATCCATTGATTTACTCATTTGCGTCTAAGGACAAACTTCTGAGATATGTCGATAATATGTATCGTTTGAACAGCTTAAAATGCTTTCGATGTGGTTCAAGGAAAAACTTGGGAATCAACCAGGATAAGATACCATGTTGTGCCAAATgtattttgaaagatgcAGATCTGAGAAAGCAAAAGTTTGTAAAGAGACATGAGGCCAGTTTCCTTTCTACGCTTTTTGAAGATCCAACCTATGAAGAgttcaaaaatattattgTTTCAACTGGTCCTTGCAATGACCCCAAATCATCAccagtgaaaaaattgggTGCTAGAGATATGACGCCCAGTTTTGATACTTTAACACAATCAAATAAACCAGACAAAagggaaaaggaaaatagaaacaagGGTGATCTACCCAGCGAAATTTCCGGTGGAAATATTTCTGACATGTCAGCTGAAAATGATTTAGATGACAATTCCGCATCAAAACCTCgaaaggagaagaaggttAAGAAAACAACATCGATGTCTTCGAGTCTTCCcgaggaaaaaaatagtgcTTTTATTTCAACTCAACAAAGCGAAAAAACTGGCTCCACGCAAAGTTCAGGAGATCGGAAAAGGTccgaaaagaagaaggacaagaaaagcaaaaagaaTGAGAATgcaaaaatgaataaagatggtttgaagaaatccTCTAAGCTCGATCTGAAATCAAGTATACCATCTCCAATATCGAAAGAGTTACTAAAGGATCTCACACCAGATGAATTAAGAGTTGAGgacaagtttgaaaaacttaaaaaaattataaaaaatacacTGCCGGGTGCTATCAAATTGCAATTTGATAGTATTAACGAATATTATAGCTATCTAACTTACAGTTTGCTCTTAGAGGAACTGTTTCAAGTTGACATTTGTACCGATGTCAAATTCGAATGGAAAGATAAGGAGTTTTGTTCTATGAATGGATCCACTCAAAAATGGTTTCAAATGTATGTGAATGATGATATAAAGCATCTTAAAAAGCATCCTTTTGTTAGAGATCAAcccattttcatcttgAGGAAATCCGATGTTAATTTGAATTGGTCAGAAAAACCCGAGTTCTGGGTCGCTCATGTTGCCGGAAGTACTTTAGCAAAGGTTGATAAACGGGGTAGACAAATTAAGGTCAGAGCTAGAAAACATGCCGTTGCCAAAAAGGACAACCAGGCATCCTCCTTTAATTTAAGGCTATATCCGTGGAACAGCTCTACTTTCCCGATAAATGAAAAAGGTGATCAATTTGCATTTGTTCCAGGGTCTAATGTTTTGGGTAGAATTTTGAACTCCATGAATCAAATCGAGAATAAGGAATTTATCAACTTAATTCTGGGTAAAAGTAAGGTCAAGAGGATAAATTTTAATAATAGAATTCACAAATATTTtaataatttgaatgaatCCCAAAAGGATGCACTACAGTCCGCCTTTAATAACTCAGTTACAATATTACAAGGTCCGCCTGGTTCAGGTAAAACTTCGACGATTCATGAAATTATCCTTCAGTTGCTTGAAAATCTTCACTATTATCCAATCCTAGTTGTTGCTGCGTCAAACCTAGCCGTTGATAACATTGCAGAAAAATTGATGCCCAAGTACAAGGATATTATTTTGCGTATTACATCCTTGTCCAAGGAGAGAGAATATAATATGGAGCACCCATTAGGTGAAGTGTGTCTACACAATAAGATCTCTGGAATTTTGCCTTCAAACTtaaaagatattgaaatgCGAGTAAAGAGGGACCCTGGTAGTGTTTCATCGTCtgaattttccaaatatttGGATGGATGTTCTAAATACGGCGAGCAGTTAGTCAAGCAGGCTAACATTATATTTGCAACAACCGCAGGTATAGCAGGTCCATATTTAAAGAATGTTAAAAGTATGCCAGTGATTATAATGGATGAAGCAACGCAGTCGTCGGAACCGTCGACTTTAATACCACTAGGTGCTAAAGGTTGTAAAAAGGTCATTTTGGTTGGTGACACTGCTCAACTAAGTGTTTTTACTAGAGTAAAAAGCTTGGAAATGTCTTTGTTTCAGAGAGTTTTGGAAAACGGTACCTACGATGATCCTTATATGCTTGATACTCAGTACAGAATGCATCCGGATATTTCAGAGTTTTCAAGAAGGGAATTTTATGacaacaagttgaaggatGGTATAACTGCagaacaaagaaagaaaccGACAATTAAGTATCCTGTTTTCTTCCTAGATCACAAAGGAGTTGGTGCATTAGAAGGCAAAAAATTTTCCATATCCGGAGAAGAGTTTGGATTTTCTTGGGTTAATATAAAGGAAGTCCAGTACATTGAAAGAATGGTTGAAAAGCTTATTGTAGATCATCAAGTTGCGCCTTCTTCCATTGGAGTTATGACAGGTTATGCTGCACAAAGAGACCTCATTGTTAATGCACTTGAGAAAAACTCAGTAATCAACCCTTATAGATCCAAGATTACTAGAACAGTCGATAAGGAAGATTTAAgtgaaaagaagaatgtTACGGTGTGTAATGTTAACGGGATTGTTGTTGCTACTATCGATGCCTTTCAAGGTAGAGAAATGGACTTTGTTCTGCTTTCCACAGTGAGGTCCAACGTACATGGTAATATAGGTTTTATGTCTGATAAGAGAAGGATGAATGTTGCTTTGACCAGAGCAAAGTATAGCTTTATTATATGTGGTAATGCTGATTGCCTATCCTCCAATATGTTATGGAATAAATATATAGGCGACCTCAGAAGCAAGAATTATGTTAAGACTTCTATTAACGACTACTAGATATACATGTGTAACTTAAAGTGATTTATATAGTTATGGTTCAGTGTTCAAATATTTAATAGATTTAGTTGTTTTCCATAGTTTAtcgttgatgaaaaataagTAAACTTAATGGTGTTTATTGCCATTAATCTAGAAATGAGTGATAATGATTAAATTCTATGCTAAAGTTTTCCGGTATTATGTGACTCAAAAGAGTGAACTCGATAAACAtcagtttatttttcagTACTCACTTTTGTACCTTGTAATTTTGGTGCAATTTCCTGTAACCATTCCAATTTGATGGCTGACACACTCCTTGCATAACCTTTGACAGTATAGACAAATTCAATATACAATATTgcatctttttttttaccaaataataatgaagaaGGGTGCACAGAAATAAGACTACCAGTAGTTACAGTCCGATATGATCTATCAGGAAGACCTATTGCCGTGTTAGATATAAACCCATGCAGGAATGACTTTAGAATATGTTCAACATCTAGCGGCTTATTATTAGctatatcatcatcatagtCATTTTCGTCAACATCCATCACATCATTTCCAAGCAAAATCATATAGTCTTTGATTTGCTTCTTAATTCTATTAACATTTTTGAAGCCTTTATAAGAAACATGAATTTCTTTACACCAAGCTTTCCTTTCCCGTGGGTCcttgatgttattgaagatatcaaacATCTCTTTAAGCATAATTAAATCACCATACGATGTTCCTAAAGTACACGTATCGTTACGTAGAGCATTTATCTCATCTCGCTTTTCACTGGAAGGATTCAAGAGCAGATTATCAACAGACAAGCATGaaacaatatcaataacTTCTTCGAGGACATTAAATTCTTGAGCTTTAATAAGAACAGATGCCAAATGAGGAGCTACAGGTAAAATTACCATCTTTTCACCCAGCTCAGTAATATTTCCACTGTTGTTTATAGCTCCAAGAGTATAGAGTTGCTGTAAAGAAGCAACTAAGGATTCGTGCCCTGGATTTTCAAGCCAGTGCCATCCTAGAATATCGTCTACCCCAAGTTTTTTTAACATCAAAACAGGAGAAATGATTTCAGACCTGAGAATCTCCGGCTCTGTTGTATCGGTAAGCTTTAAGTAGTCCGATTCTTTGTACAGTCTATAGCATTTTCCCGATGATTCTCTACCGGCTCTACCGGCTCTTTGGGTAGCGGATGCTTTGGAAATCGGAACGGTTAAAAGAGTAGAAAGGCCCAGCTGATGTCTCCATacttttacttttcttAAGCCACTATCTATGACATACTTGATTCCTGGGACCGTGACTGATGTTTCAGCAATATTGGTAGACACAATCACTTTACGCTGTCTTGGTTTTAGTTTTGAGAAGATCTTCATTTGCTGTTGAGGTGGCAATGCTGCGTATAATGGCATTGCAACTATATGTGGTGCCTCCTTTGGTAGCTCCGGTGCAATATTAGTTAGCATATCAACCACCTTGTCGATATCATCCTGACCaggaagaaaacataaaatgTCACCTGATTGTTCTCCTTGgttgatttgaataattGACTTGATTGTCGTATCGATAATGTCATCAGCTGCTTTATCCATGTAATATCTTTCTACTGGATACATTTTACcttcaacaaacaataTTGGTgcattgttgaagaattttgaaaacttctCGGCATCTAACGTCGCAGACATAATAATAACCTTGAAATCAGGCTCGTCTTTACCCTTATTTCTCTCAATTAAAAGGCCTTTCAAAAACCCAATAAGTAGATCTGTTAAAATTGTCCTTTCATGCGCTTCGTCGACAATCACCATAGAGTATTTAGACAATGTTGGATCAATCATCATTTCTCTAAGCAACATACCGTCCGTGATGTACTTTAACTTGGTATAATGTGATGTAGCATTATTAAATCTCACAGAGTAACCCACGTCTTCTCCTACATGACATCCATATTCCTCTGACACTCTCATTGCCAAGTTCATGGCTGCAACTCTACGCGGTTGTGTTACTGCAATATTCTTATCCATTATCTCCATTAAAAATTGAGGAATCTGGGTTGACTTACCAGAACCAGTTTCACCAATCAATATTGTGACTGgattttgcaaaatttgTGGGATTATTTCATCTTTGACTTTATAAACAGGTAaagtttttcttatttCATATAACTTTTcagcattttttttgagttgACTTCTGCTAACTGAACGATTTTGCTCAAAAAACTCATCATCACTGTCAGGATTCTCCCTGTTgtattcatcatcattttcagtagATTTGTCATCAAAATAGACTGTCTTGTAAACTTGGCTTTTGTTGGCACTGGCTCTTTGGAAGTTGCTGCTATTTTCAGACTTTGACTCGGTTTCACGGTATCccttttcttcattatttaCAATAGGTGTCTCATATTCTGTGTCAGAAAAGACTATTTTCTTATTCTGTCTTTGTTTACGTCCCATGATAGAGTTAGGCCACTCGTTCTTAAGGTACGTACCTATTTTGCATTAAACACCCTTTTTGAATGGATTAGTACCTGCATTGTAACTgtttaaaatttttcagttgtCTCTCAGAAACGAGCCtccaaaatgaaaacagtACACCAAAAAGTGCGGTTCATGTTGAATATGAATGAGACATAACGTGGCAGCTAGCCATAGGTTATTGTTAAGGTTAAGAAGTGTCTGGAAAATAGCTAGGTAGCAAAATGaagttcaacaacatcctACTTCTTTGGTCCTTTGTTTTGTCAGTTGCTGTGGCTGTTCACCCATTTGCTAAAAACTGGGAAAACATTGAGTATTCTAAAACCATTGACGTTGCCAAGTCCTTTTCCAAGGAGAAACATATTATTAAAGtgaaaaacatcaacacaGAGCCTTCAAAACAATACATTTTTGCTGTTCCAAAAGATGTTAAGAAGCATATTACTTTGGTGGTGGGATTGTATCAAACGCCTGCTGGCAAGAACTCTTTGCTTCAACCTAAAGCCATGCCAATCAGTGATGATGACTTGGTGTATTACATGCTTGAATTGCCTTATCCTATTGCGCCGGGTTCGCAGTTTGACTTTGCTATTTCTTATATTATTACAAACCAATTCACCCCTTACCcagaatttattgaaatgGAAGACAATCAAGTGCTAAAATTGTCTACCAATGCTTATCCGTTGTCTCCATATGATACGCAGTCATATGAATTGATCTTTTCTCACATAAGAGAGTACCAGGAGTTAAATGCTAACAGTTTCACTCATGATTTAGTTAAATCTGAAATTGGAAGCAGTGCTGTGAAATACTCTTCTTCAAGTGCTATCCCAGCGAACTCTCTATTTACTCTTGATGTCACGTTTGTTAAGAATGCTCCTCTACCTTTTATTAATTATTTAAAGAGAGATTTGTGGGTATCACATTGGTCTGGTGTTTTACAATTGGTTGAATATTACGAATTGACAAACCATGCAGCAAAACTTTCCAAAGGTTTCTCAAGGGCAAAATATTTAGCTAGTGGTATTGCATCTAAATTACATCATTGCATTGCTGTGTTGAGAATTCCATTCgacaaatcaaagaaaattgaggaaaacTCCATGTATTATGTGGACAAAGTTGGTAATGTTTCCACTTCTCAATTCAACTCTGATGAATTACTTATTCGTCCAAGGTTCCCTATCTTTGGTGGATGGCATTATAACTTCACCATTGGATGGGATTATGCTTTAAACCAATTTGTCAGACAGAACAATGAAGAATACATTTTGAAAGCAAATATTTTAGATGGTATTTACGATGCTACGTATGACCAGGTTGAACTTAATGTGTATCTTCCTGAAGGTGctgaaatcattgattatGCTTTACCTTTTGGCATAGACGAACCAACAATTTCTCATGAAACTTCATATTTGGATGTTGGCACTGGTCATACTAGAATTACCTTCAGGATTGAAAATCTTATTGATGAGATGAAAAACTTAGTTGTTGTATTACGTTATAGGTACACAACTTACGCAATGTTCTACAAGCCATTGCAAGCCTCATTTTACATATTTCTTGCGTTGATGGGACTCTACatcctgaaaaaaattgatatcTCAATTAAACCgcaaaagaaagaagaaactgaaaatgtAATTATAAGTGAAGCAGTGAACTAATATGCTTTACTGGTAGAAAACACGGTTTTTGTATACTTCTATATAAATAGATTGACTTTTATATGTACTTATACCACCCAAAATTTGACCAACTCCAACATGCCGTCCAATCGAGGTTTATTAAAGGATACCGTTATTTTCATAATTAGCGTAGTGTTTCTACCATGTATTTCTATATAGTAAACTAATGAAATCTACGATTTCAGGTTTTAATGCGAGTCTATAAATCTATTAGGTTGCCATTATTCTTGGTTTCTATGCCTATTCGCCTATCCAAGTTTTTAAGATCGTCTGCAAAAGGCAGGCAGTTCCGAGTTTCACTTGAAGAATCGTCTATCCCTGATTTGGCATGAGTTGCAAGTTGAAGCAGCGGAGCAACCCCTGTTTCCTCtacattttccaaattgcAAACAAATCCATCACTCTTCTCAAAATGGTCTTTGGTATCATTTAACGTCGGTTTTTCTACATTTGGAGATGTTTTGAGGTCGAccttttcatctttggATGCATTTATACCCTCATCGTGGAACTGTTTCAGACTTTCCAAGGTAGTTGAGTTATAACCTTTACAAGATGAAGTTTTAGGGTTCGATAATATACATTCTTTGTCCTTGGGATCCTTCCacgatttgaaaaatgtcGAGCCTGTATGTTTTGTAATTAGTTCTTCAATAGAACAACCAGTTGCATCGCCGTTTTCAGTTCCACCATTACTGGCATTTTTATGGCTACTTTctgtttcatcatcagGTTCAGCTTGGCCTTGAGTTTCGGTTTCACCCGTTTCAGTTTCACCGCTGGCTTCAACAGCAGTCTCAATATCTTTTAGAGCtaaatcttctttttcaatatcgtTCAAATTAAAATTACCAATTGATTCTCTTGACGAACTATCTTCGTCACAATTTTTCAGCACAGCGGGTCTATTTCCAGCAGGATCTTGTGAGGCtttctttgaatcaaatgtttttttttctttcagtCTTACCATCAACTGTTTCATTAATGTATTTTGTTGGGCCTTGACCTCCTCTTCCTTATTCATGGAGTTATGCTGGGCGTTCTTGCGTGCGtgttcatttttttctaccTCTTCACGTCTGATATTTTCCAGATACGCTTTTTTGTATTCATTTACAAATGTAACAAACTTCATGAAAAATCCATTTCTGCTACTTCTATCGGAGTATTCTTCTGCATAATAGATCATTGTACTTTCAAGGAATTCGAGAGTCGTGGCTAAGCgc
The window above is part of the Pichia kudriavzevii chromosome 1, complete sequence genome. Proteins encoded here:
- a CDS encoding uncharacterized protein (PKUD0A08340; similar to Saccharomyces cerevisiae YKL078W (DHR2); ancestral locus Anc_2.629), whose protein sequence is MGRKQRQNKKIVFSDTEYETPIVNNEEKGYRETESKSENSSNFQRASANKSQVYKTVYFDDKSTENDDEYNRENPDSDDEFFEQNRSVSRSQLKKNAEKLYEIRKTLPVYKVKDEIIPQILQNPVTILIGETGSGKSTQIPQFLMEIMDKNIAVTQPRRVAAMNLAMRVSEEYGCHVGEDVGYSVRFNNATSHYTKLKYITDGMLLREMMIDPTLSKYSMVIVDEAHERTILTDLLIGFLKGLLIERNKGKDEPDFKVIIMSATLDAEKFSKFFNNAPILFVEGKMYPVERYYMDKAADDIIDTTIKSIIQINQGEQSGDILCFLPGQDDIDKVVDMLTNIAPELPKEAPHIVAMPLYAALPPQQQMKIFSKLKPRQRKVIVSTNIAETSVTVPGIKYVIDSGLRKVKVWRHQLGLSTLLTVPISKASATQRAGRAGRESSGKCYRLYKESDYLKLTDTTEPEILRSEIISPVLMLKKLGVDDILGWHWLENPGHESLVASLQQLYTLGAINNSGNITELGEKMVILPVAPHLASVLIKAQEFNVLEEVIDIVSCLSVDNLLLNPSSEKRDEINALRNDTCTLGTSYGDLIMLKEMFDIFNNIKDPRERKAWCKEIHVSYKGFKNVNRIKKQIKDYMILLGNDVMDVDENDYDDDIANNKPLDVEHILKSFLHGFISNTAIGLPDRSYRTVTTGSLISVHPSSLLFGKKKDAILYIEFVYTVKGYARSVSAIKLEWLQEIAPKLQGTKVSTEK
- a CDS encoding uncharacterized protein (PKUD0A08350; similar to Saccharomyces cerevisiae YJL002C (OST1); ancestral locus Anc_5.214), with protein sequence MKFNNILLLWSFVLSVAVAVHPFAKNWENIEYSKTIDVAKSFSKEKHIIKVKNINTEPSKQYIFAVPKDVKKHITLVVGLYQTPAGKNSLLQPKAMPISDDDLVYYMLELPYPIAPGSQFDFAISYIITNQFTPYPEFIEMEDNQVLKLSTNAYPLSPYDTQSYELIFSHIREYQELNANSFTHDLVKSEIGSSAVKYSSSSAIPANSLFTLDVTFVKNAPLPFINYLKRDLWVSHWSGVLQLVEYYELTNHAAKLSKGFSRAKYLASGIASKLHHCIAVLRIPFDKSKKIEENSMYYVDKVGNVSTSQFNSDELLIRPRFPIFGGWHYNFTIGWDYALNQFVRQNNEEYILKANILDGIYDATYDQVELNVYLPEGAEIIDYALPFGIDEPTISHETSYLDVGTGHTRITFRIENLIDEMKNLVVVLRYRYTTYAMFYKPLQASFYIFLALMGLYILKKIDISIKPQKKEETENVIISEAVN